A stretch of the Musa acuminata AAA Group cultivar baxijiao chromosome BXJ2-7, Cavendish_Baxijiao_AAA, whole genome shotgun sequence genome encodes the following:
- the LOC135616625 gene encoding CRIB domain-containing protein RIC10-like, which produces MAIKMKGLLKGIKYISHIFVHKEQDMEIGYPTDVKHVAHVGFDNLYGSSPSWMNDYKTSPDFSSGSLSNFGSREPSWASQDFDQQRELQPPPEIFTDHPCPDLPKAPKKRKPKKAKAKSPSPARSSRSSASRDSYSTAFEDFGETRREFRLV; this is translated from the exons ATGGCAATCAAGATGAAGGGGCTTCTCAAGGGaatcaaatacatctctcatatatTTG TGCACAAGGAGCAGGATATGGAAATAGGGTATCCAACAGATGTAAAGCATGTTGCACATGTTGGCTTCGACAACCTGTATGGGAGTTCTCCCTCTTGG ATGAATGATTACAAGACATCACCTGATTTCTCATCAGGTTCCCTTAGCAACTTCGGATCGAGAGAACCCTCGTGGGCTTCACAAG ATTTTGATCAGCAAAGAGAGCTACAACCACCACCTGAGATTTTCACAGACCATCCTTGCCCAGACTTACCAAAAGCCCCTAAGAAGAGAAAACCAAAGAAGGCTAAGGCCAAATCCCCATCACCAGCGAGATCGTCGAGATCATCAGCATCGAGAGATTCATACTCCACTGCATTTGAAGATTTCGGTGAGACGCGAAGGGAATTCCGATTGGTCTAG